In one Culex quinquefasciatus strain JHB chromosome 2, VPISU_Cqui_1.0_pri_paternal, whole genome shotgun sequence genomic region, the following are encoded:
- the LOC6043019 gene encoding 60S ribosomal protein L5 encodes MGFVKVVKNKQYFKRYQVRFRRRREGKTDYYARKRLIFQDKNKYNTPKYRLIVRLSNRDITCQIAYARIEGDRIVCAAYSHELPKYGVKVGLTNYAAAYCTGLLVARRILQKLRLDTLYTGCTDVTGEEYLVEQADDGPGAFRCYLDVGLARTTTGARVFGAMKGAVDGGLNIPHSVKRFPGYSAENKSFNAEVHRAHIFGQHVADYMRTLEEEDEDAYKRQFSKYVGLGIKADDIETIYKNAHAAIRKDPSFTKKPEKKVTKKRHNLAKLTLEARKAKIAKHKADYLAKIQADVEA; translated from the exons ATG GGTTTCGTGAAGGTTGTCAAGAACAAGCAGTACTTCAAGCGGTACCAGGTCAGGTTCCGCCGTCGTCGTGAGGGCAAGACCGACTACTACGCGCGCAAGCGGCTGATCTTCCAGGACAAGAACAAGTACAACACCCCGAAGTACCGTCTGATTGTCCGCCTGAGCAACCGCGACATCACCTGCCAGATCGCGTACGCCCGTATCGAGGGTGACCGCATCGTGTGCGCCGCGTACTCCCACGAGCTGCCCAAGTACGGCGTCAAG GTTGGTCTGACCAACTATGCTGCCGCTTACTGCACCGGTCTGCTGGTTGCCCGCCGCATCCTGCAGAAGCTCCGCCTGGACACGCTGTACACTGGTTGTACCGATGTGACCGGCGAGGAGTACCTGGTCGAGCAGGCCGATGACGGTCCGGGAGCGTTCCGTTGCTACCTGGACGTTGGTCTGGCCCGCACCACCACCGGAGCTCGCGTCTTCGGTGCCATGAAGGGCGCCGTCGACGGTGGCCTCAACATCCCGCACTCCGTGAAGCGCTTCCCGGGCTACAGCGCCGAGAACAAGAGCTTCAACGCCGAGGTTCACCGCGCCCACATCTTCGGCCAGCACGTCGCCGACTACATGCGCACCCTCGAGGAGGAGGACGAGGACGCGTACAAGCGCCAGTTCAGCAAGTACGTCGGACTCGGCATCAAGGCTGACGAT ATCGAAACCATCTACAAGAACGCCCACGCCGCCATCCGCAAGGACCCGTCGTTCACCAAGAAGCCGGAGAAGAAGGTCACCAAGAAGCGCCACAACCTGGCCAAGCTCACGCTGGAGGCACGCAAGGCGAAGATCGCCAAGCACAAGGCCGACTACCTGGCCAAGATCCAGGCCGACGTCGAAGCCTAA